In one window of Opitutus sp. GAS368 DNA:
- a CDS encoding LysR family transcriptional regulator, whose product MFRPHQLELFYYVARYGGISAAVRHIPYGIGQPAVSGQLAALERMVGASLFDRRPFQLTEQGRHIYNHVRPFHEKLGALWERVRGRPDQTVRLAVAGFLDPEFLALVLAAASPRPEGVRYELLTGQPDDLVTWVRERRVRLAVMPSDRRAPLVSSRIIGRAGLHLLVSRRAGIRSAQDLWGRPKITEPLICPPETDPVGRSFVSGLKALHVKWASRIWVESPRALLQLVAEGQGVGVGLDLPWATRHPAVRALPLTGFASVPLVVLWRKPVDPLLQSLLTALDKTSRKLWRFGL is encoded by the coding sequence ATGTTTCGTCCACATCAGCTGGAGCTTTTCTATTACGTGGCCCGCTACGGTGGCATCAGCGCCGCCGTCCGGCATATTCCCTATGGCATCGGCCAGCCGGCGGTCAGCGGCCAGTTGGCGGCGCTTGAGCGCATGGTGGGTGCCAGCCTGTTTGACCGCCGGCCTTTCCAGCTTACGGAACAGGGCAGGCACATCTACAACCATGTCCGACCCTTTCATGAGAAGCTCGGGGCCCTCTGGGAAAGGGTGCGGGGCCGGCCGGACCAGACCGTGCGTCTCGCCGTGGCTGGGTTCTTGGACCCTGAATTCCTCGCCTTGGTCCTCGCGGCTGCGTCGCCTCGGCCTGAAGGGGTTCGCTACGAGCTGCTGACCGGCCAACCAGACGACCTAGTGACGTGGGTGCGGGAGCGGCGGGTGCGGCTGGCCGTCATGCCCTCGGATCGCCGGGCTCCGCTGGTTTCCTCGCGGATTATCGGCCGGGCCGGTCTGCACCTGTTGGTGTCGCGCCGGGCGGGCATTCGCTCCGCCCAAGATCTCTGGGGACGGCCAAAGATCACTGAACCGCTGATCTGTCCGCCGGAGACCGACCCCGTGGGCCGGAGTTTTGTCAGCGGCTTGAAGGCCCTGCACGTCAAATGGGCATCCCGCATCTGGGTGGAATCACCCCGGGCCTTGCTGCAGCTCGTCGCCGAGGGCCAAGGCGTGGGCGTCGGTCTCGACCTGCCTTGGGCGACCCGGCACCCGGCGGTCCGGGCGCTGCCGCTCACCGGGTTCGCTTCGGTGCCGTTGGTCGTGCTCTGGCGCAAGCCGGTTGACCCGTTGCTCCAGTCCCTGCTGACGGCGCTCGACAAAACCAGCCGCAAGCTTTGGCGGTTCGGGTTGTGA
- a CDS encoding sugar transferase encodes MPGKRSYPRSQRLLVTLQLLGDLLVSYLGLCAGYWLRFNSPLRALGVEDIGSTFATYNQLLFLGAGFFVISYAFLSLYDARLLLRPHRSANIILRGTFFWFALFLSTSLILKFDPAISRIFVAVSCLTTLVAVLLWRFSFFYILSRSEWRERITQRVALVGWSGEAESLTQAILSDKNHPYSVYGVITTPATETQVSREQKRLGSADQLDQILDQHLVDIIVVADLDLSRDELGRIAAVCERRYVDFKVIPSFFQVFVSSLRMQTVSGVPLLGIEQIPLHSVPNQIIKRLMDIGGALIGLTLSTPLMLLFTFLIRRESPGPVFYKQVRTGLHGRPFTIIKLRSMRADAEAASGPQWATAADPRRLKIGAFMREWNLDELPQFWNILKGDMSLVGPRPERPELIRQFEHEIPHYNPRHEVRPGLTGWAQVNGLRGNTSLVERIRYDLYYIENWSFWFDVQIMILTFFRRRNAY; translated from the coding sequence ATGCCCGGCAAGCGTTCCTATCCGCGATCCCAGCGACTCCTCGTAACCCTCCAGTTATTGGGGGATTTGCTCGTCAGTTACCTTGGCCTCTGTGCCGGTTATTGGCTCAGGTTCAACTCTCCTCTGCGTGCTCTCGGCGTCGAGGACATCGGTTCGACCTTCGCCACCTACAACCAGCTCCTTTTCCTCGGCGCCGGGTTTTTCGTGATCAGCTATGCTTTCCTGAGCCTGTATGACGCCCGTCTTCTGCTCCGACCCCATCGCTCGGCCAATATCATCCTGCGCGGCACCTTTTTCTGGTTCGCCCTGTTTCTCAGCACCTCGTTGATCCTGAAGTTTGATCCCGCCATCTCGCGCATTTTCGTGGCCGTATCCTGCCTGACCACGCTGGTGGCCGTGTTGTTGTGGCGGTTTTCGTTTTTTTATATCCTTTCCCGCAGCGAGTGGCGGGAACGCATCACTCAGCGGGTTGCCCTTGTCGGCTGGAGCGGAGAGGCCGAAAGCCTGACCCAGGCCATTCTTAGTGATAAGAATCATCCGTATTCCGTCTACGGCGTAATCACGACCCCAGCGACCGAGACCCAGGTCAGTCGCGAACAAAAGCGGCTCGGATCAGCCGATCAACTCGATCAAATCCTGGACCAGCACCTCGTTGATATCATCGTGGTGGCCGACCTGGACCTTTCCCGGGATGAGCTGGGGCGCATTGCGGCGGTGTGTGAACGGCGATATGTGGACTTCAAGGTCATCCCGTCTTTTTTCCAGGTATTTGTCTCCAGCCTGCGCATGCAAACCGTCTCCGGTGTGCCTCTGCTGGGCATAGAGCAGATCCCGCTGCACAGCGTGCCCAATCAGATCATCAAGCGCCTCATGGATATCGGCGGAGCGCTGATCGGACTGACGCTCTCGACCCCACTAATGCTGCTTTTCACCTTCCTTATCAGACGGGAAAGCCCGGGCCCGGTGTTCTACAAGCAGGTGCGGACCGGCCTGCATGGCCGCCCGTTCACGATCATCAAACTTCGCTCGATGCGCGCCGATGCCGAAGCCGCTTCCGGCCCGCAATGGGCGACCGCCGCCGACCCGCGGCGGCTCAAGATCGGGGCCTTCATGCGCGAATGGAATCTTGATGAGCTGCCGCAATTCTGGAACATCCTCAAAGGCGACATGAGTCTGGTCGGCCCACGGCCCGAGCGCCCCGAACTGATCAGGCAATTCGAGCATGAGATTCCCCACTACAATCCCCGCCACGAAGTGCGCCCCGGCCTGACCGGTTGGGCCCAGGTCAACGGCCTGCGGGGCAATACCAGCCTGGTCGAGCGCATTCGCTACGACCTTTACTACATCGAGAATTGGTCCTTCTGGTTTGATGTGCAGATAATGATTCTGACGTTTTTCCGTCGACGGAACGCTTACTGA
- a CDS encoding O-antigen ligase family protein → MNAEQSPSRVLEHFRASKRRLPLHPLEKAVLTVVAVHLCFLPWALGTMHAWSQLTSLALSAVGLVLALIPRTYSGDYAPSIQLTTGHGQPSGFRSQVSGFRLNPLPRLLHFPIFWIGLALLGYIALQASNPSWVWERSATQWWLRRVDDIPWLPTSVDTPFERFDIWRQFIIYASAWLTVCTVWTGFTRRRSLQLLLTVLLANAMLLAGVGFVQRFSGSSKYLFLMEWPVGHTAFASFIYRNHAGAYFGLVTFLAVSLAIWTFSQGERAGRKSTPAGLLFFCAVFLTAAVFFSLSRGASLLVTFAWMAVAAWFWLSRRHNQSGGSTSPVVYAAVVLLFLIVIGFTVSEVDFSSIQQRFDFLINHHDDSRYDSTPARLMAHAASSKMLGNTWVRGVGAGGFRYLFPEYIKLYPEVYAGGKLFWEHAHCDWREIPIELGATGTLLLLLGAGWWLRAFYRSRAVWHSLAVPVLIGCSQALAHAWFDFPFQCPAILVTWMALVALSARWVELDAN, encoded by the coding sequence ATGAACGCTGAACAGTCTCCCAGCCGCGTCCTCGAACACTTTCGAGCCTCCAAGCGCCGCCTTCCTTTACATCCGTTGGAGAAGGCGGTGTTGACCGTAGTAGCGGTGCACCTCTGCTTTCTCCCGTGGGCCCTCGGCACGATGCACGCCTGGAGCCAGCTCACCAGCCTGGCGCTAAGCGCCGTGGGCCTGGTGTTGGCCCTGATCCCGCGGACCTACTCGGGAGACTATGCCCCAAGCATTCAGTTGACCACTGGCCATGGCCAGCCTTCAGGTTTCAGGTCTCAGGTTTCAGGTTTCCGTCTTAACCCGCTGCCCCGCCTGCTGCATTTCCCCATTTTCTGGATCGGACTCGCCCTGCTCGGCTACATCGCCCTGCAGGCCTCCAATCCCTCCTGGGTGTGGGAGCGCAGTGCCACGCAATGGTGGCTGCGCCGGGTGGACGACATCCCCTGGCTGCCCACCTCGGTTGATACGCCCTTTGAGCGCTTCGACATCTGGCGGCAGTTCATCATCTACGCCTCCGCCTGGCTGACCGTGTGCACCGTCTGGACCGGATTCACCCGCCGGCGCTCGCTGCAACTCCTGCTTACCGTGCTGCTGGCCAACGCCATGCTGCTGGCCGGCGTGGGTTTCGTGCAGCGATTTTCCGGCTCGAGCAAATACTTGTTCCTTATGGAGTGGCCGGTCGGGCATACCGCCTTTGCCAGTTTCATTTATCGTAATCACGCCGGCGCCTACTTCGGCCTCGTCACCTTCCTTGCCGTGTCTCTTGCGATCTGGACTTTCTCCCAAGGCGAGCGCGCCGGCCGAAAATCCACTCCGGCCGGGCTGCTTTTTTTCTGTGCGGTATTCCTAACCGCCGCAGTCTTTTTTTCTCTCTCGCGCGGAGCCAGCCTTCTCGTGACGTTCGCTTGGATGGCCGTGGCTGCTTGGTTCTGGTTGAGCCGCCGGCACAATCAATCCGGGGGCAGCACAAGTCCTGTTGTCTATGCCGCGGTGGTCCTGCTGTTTCTCATCGTGATCGGTTTCACCGTCAGCGAGGTGGATTTTTCTTCGATTCAGCAGCGTTTCGATTTCCTGATCAATCATCATGACGATTCCCGATATGATAGCACGCCGGCGCGATTAATGGCTCACGCCGCTTCGTCAAAAATGCTCGGAAATACTTGGGTGCGTGGTGTGGGGGCTGGGGGCTTCCGTTACCTGTTCCCCGAATACATTAAGCTCTACCCGGAGGTCTATGCCGGGGGAAAACTCTTCTGGGAGCACGCCCACTGCGACTGGCGGGAAATCCCGATCGAGCTGGGGGCAACGGGAACACTGCTGCTGTTGTTAGGTGCGGGTTGGTGGTTGAGAGCTTTCTACCGGAGCCGGGCCGTCTGGCACTCGTTGGCGGTGCCCGTATTGATTGGCTGCAGCCAGGCACTCGCGCATGCGTGGTTCGATTTTCCCTTCCAGTGCCCGGCGATCCTCGTCACCTGGATGGCATTGGTTGCCTTGTCAGCCCGCTGGGTCGAGTTGGACGCAAATTAA
- a CDS encoding type II toxin-antitoxin system HicA family toxin codes for MPKLVPTDWRTLDAVFTRAGFVFRRQEGSHRSYVKPCVLRPIVIPTYQEIPVFIIRNNLRTAGLSRDDYFRLLAEVG; via the coding sequence ATGCCGAAACTGGTTCCCACCGATTGGCGCACGCTGGACGCGGTGTTTACTCGCGCCGGTTTTGTGTTCCGGCGGCAAGAAGGCAGTCATCGTTCCTATGTGAAACCGTGTGTGCTGCGCCCCATCGTCATTCCGACCTATCAGGAGATCCCGGTGTTTATCATCCGCAATAACCTGCGCACGGCAGGACTGTCCCGGGATGATTACTTCCGGTTGCTCGCTGAGGTGGGCTGA
- a CDS encoding type II toxin-antitoxin system RelE/ParE family toxin, with the protein MGWRVTLTDRAEADLEAAVVFLAGYSPAVAGRIGLELVEVIFSLDQLPHRGAPVRARPGLRKLSHRYYLIYYEINEATQSVAIVRIWDGRKDPAGLRL; encoded by the coding sequence ATGGGCTGGCGTGTCACGCTGACCGACAGGGCGGAAGCGGATTTGGAAGCGGCCGTGGTTTTCCTGGCCGGCTACAGCCCGGCCGTCGCCGGGCGGATCGGATTGGAACTGGTGGAAGTGATATTTTCACTTGATCAGTTGCCCCACCGGGGCGCTCCGGTGCGCGCGCGTCCGGGCCTGCGCAAACTGTCGCATCGCTACTACCTGATTTATTACGAGATCAACGAAGCGACGCAATCGGTGGCGATCGTGCGCATCTGGGATGGGCGCAAGGATCCTGCCGGACTAAGGCTGTGA
- a CDS encoding aldo/keto reductase, with amino-acid sequence MSPRSLGCSGLTVSRLGLGCTTFGREISEAEAFALMDYALANGITLFDTAEAYGGGQARAYRRAQLGIDDTREVSGEMHSSEKIIGRWFRARGTRDRITLVTKVTRDFRAGHVRQALEASLARLQTDHADLYLYHSFDPASPVEEAAIAIDSVIRAGLTRAGGCSNHSGPQLQAALEASRSRGLHGFTTLQLPYNLLQNAPEALPIARQARLGIMAYSPLAAGFLSGKYTPDRATMPKGSRFDVIPAHADIYFTERNFRRVQLLHRLAQSVGVPALQLALAWVLRDPLVDTVLVGARTQAQLDNALAAQRLELNPEWLAGIATWDDLPHAQV; translated from the coding sequence ATGTCGCCCCGGTCACTCGGCTGCAGCGGACTGACGGTCAGCCGGCTCGGGCTCGGCTGCACCACGTTTGGCCGGGAAATCAGCGAGGCCGAGGCCTTCGCGCTGATGGACTACGCCCTGGCCAACGGCATCACGCTCTTTGACACCGCCGAGGCCTACGGCGGCGGGCAGGCCCGGGCCTACCGGCGCGCCCAGCTGGGCATTGATGATACCCGCGAGGTGTCCGGCGAGATGCATTCCTCCGAGAAGATCATCGGCCGCTGGTTCCGGGCGCGGGGCACCCGGGACCGGATCACGCTCGTGACCAAGGTGACCAGGGATTTCCGGGCTGGCCACGTGCGTCAGGCGCTCGAAGCAAGCCTGGCCCGCCTGCAGACCGACCACGCCGACCTGTATCTCTATCACAGCTTTGACCCGGCCAGTCCCGTGGAGGAGGCCGCCATCGCGATCGACTCGGTCATCCGCGCCGGACTCACGCGGGCGGGGGGTTGCAGCAATCATTCAGGTCCGCAGCTGCAAGCCGCCCTCGAAGCCAGCCGAAGCCGGGGACTCCACGGCTTCACCACCCTCCAGCTGCCCTACAATCTTCTCCAGAACGCTCCCGAGGCCCTTCCCATCGCCCGGCAGGCGCGTCTGGGGATCATGGCCTACAGTCCGCTCGCCGCGGGTTTTCTCTCGGGCAAATACACCCCCGATCGGGCGACCATGCCCAAGGGATCCCGCTTCGATGTCATTCCCGCCCATGCCGACATCTATTTTACCGAGCGCAATTTCCGCCGCGTGCAGCTGCTGCACCGGCTGGCGCAAAGCGTCGGAGTGCCGGCCCTTCAGCTCGCCCTGGCCTGGGTGCTGCGCGATCCCCTCGTCGACACGGTCCTGGTCGGGGCACGCACCCAGGCCCAACTCGACAACGCTCTCGCCGCCCAGCGCCTGGAGTTGAACCCGGAATGGCTGGCCGGGATCGCGACCTGGGATGACCTTCCCCATGCCCAGGTCTGA
- a CDS encoding SDR family oxidoreductase has protein sequence MKPWHSLEHKTVWVTGGAGYLGSAITRELDAVGAKVLCFDLPGRAEALVREHRLTRTTPLALDFYDTAGLPAALEALIASHGVPDGVVHLVTASSSGVRLEKLGAEDFRRTLDLALTPTFVLCRLLAERMKPRGAGSIVLFSSMYGLVAPDARIYHDPMAPNPVDYGTSKAATLQLSRYLAMHYGSSGIRFNCVSPGPFPNPTAQQQHPAFIRDLSRKTVLNRIGQNGEIVGPTLFLLTDSASFVTGHNLVVDGGWTAW, from the coding sequence ATGAAACCCTGGCATTCCCTCGAACACAAGACGGTCTGGGTCACCGGCGGCGCCGGCTACCTCGGCTCGGCCATCACGCGCGAACTCGACGCGGTGGGCGCAAAGGTCCTTTGTTTCGACCTGCCCGGCCGGGCCGAGGCCCTCGTGCGCGAGCACCGGCTGACCCGGACCACTCCGCTTGCGCTGGACTTCTACGATACCGCCGGTCTGCCGGCCGCCCTCGAGGCGCTGATCGCCAGCCACGGCGTGCCCGACGGTGTCGTCCACCTGGTCACCGCCTCCTCCAGCGGCGTCCGCCTGGAAAAACTCGGCGCCGAGGACTTCCGGCGCACGCTCGACCTCGCGCTGACCCCGACTTTCGTCCTTTGCCGCCTGCTGGCCGAGCGCATGAAGCCACGGGGCGCGGGGAGCATCGTGCTCTTCTCCAGCATGTATGGCCTCGTGGCGCCGGATGCGCGCATCTACCACGACCCGATGGCGCCCAATCCGGTCGACTACGGGACCAGCAAGGCCGCGACGCTCCAGCTCTCGCGCTATCTGGCCATGCATTACGGCTCCAGCGGAATCCGCTTCAACTGCGTCAGCCCGGGGCCCTTTCCCAATCCCACCGCCCAGCAGCAGCACCCGGCGTTCATCCGCGACCTGAGCCGGAAGACGGTGCTGAACCGCATCGGGCAGAATGGGGAGATCGTCGGCCCCACCCTCTTCCTGCTCACGGACAGCGCCTCGTTCGTCACGGGCCACAACCTCGTGGTGGACGGCGGCTGGACCGCCTGGTGA
- a CDS encoding SDR family oxidoreductase, with amino-acid sequence MSDPSSFSLQGKVIIQFGGTGLLGRALVKSLAAAGATLIVASRNRASLQSLADSERAAGRTVLIEETDIGSEASLQSLRDRVLARHQRVDGIVFNAVSRPMRAMTDDLAIWRSSMETNATGFFATCRVFGDVMAARHSGSIVNIGSIYGMVGSNLMLYEGTNMTVAPDYFFHKGGMVNLTRYLGSHYGPSGVRVNVVSPGGIYNPDTPQAAEFIERYNKITMLGRMCEAREVGGAVVFLLSDAASYITGVNLPVDGGHTAK; translated from the coding sequence ATGAGTGACCCTTCGTCGTTTTCCCTCCAAGGCAAAGTCATAATCCAATTCGGCGGCACCGGCCTGCTCGGCCGCGCCCTGGTCAAGTCCCTGGCCGCGGCCGGGGCGACCCTCATCGTCGCCTCGCGCAACCGCGCCTCCCTGCAGTCCCTCGCAGACAGCGAGCGGGCCGCCGGCCGCACCGTGCTCATCGAGGAGACGGACATCGGTTCCGAGGCCTCGCTCCAGTCCCTCCGCGACCGGGTGCTCGCCCGGCACCAACGCGTCGACGGCATCGTCTTCAACGCCGTCAGCCGCCCGATGCGCGCGATGACCGACGACCTGGCGATCTGGCGGTCCTCCATGGAAACGAACGCCACGGGCTTCTTCGCCACCTGCCGCGTGTTCGGCGACGTCATGGCGGCCCGGCATTCGGGCAGCATCGTCAACATCGGCTCCATCTACGGCATGGTCGGCAGCAACCTCATGCTCTACGAAGGCACGAACATGACCGTCGCGCCCGACTACTTCTTCCACAAGGGCGGCATGGTGAACCTCACCCGCTACCTCGGTTCGCACTACGGCCCGAGCGGCGTGCGCGTCAACGTGGTCTCCCCCGGCGGCATCTACAATCCGGACACCCCGCAGGCCGCGGAGTTCATCGAACGCTACAACAAGATCACGATGCTCGGCCGCATGTGCGAGGCGCGCGAGGTCGGCGGCGCCGTCGTCTTCCTGCTCAGCGACGCCGCCAGTTACATCACGGGCGTCAACCTTCCGGTCGACGGCGGCCACACCGCGAAATGA
- the hisD gene encoding histidinol dehydrogenase, which translates to MKIIKEGGHRLFENDPETARYVAELLADLRRRGLDAVRDCSRRFDGWDPANFELNERQIAAAIAQCPEQLRRDTEYCQENVRHFARAQLATLRPLEIESRPGIWLGHRHIPVRGVGSYVPGGRYPMFGSAQMSIIPAKVAGVDTVVACTPPVKEGGYYPATINAMKRAGADRIFVLGGVPAMALMAFGMGVVEPVDILCGAGNKFVAEAKRQLFGQCGIDLLAGPTEIAIIADRHADPALVACDLLGQAEHDPASGQLCVCLDEAFAHAVLREVERQLATLPTREIAEQSWRSHGKLYVAADEAEAIRLSDDYAPEHLELHVRDPGPYFSRLRNYGSLFIGEETTVAYGDKSIGTNHILPTSRSARYTGGVWVGKFLKTVTYQRMTPAASREVGAVTARQCDVERMHAHAITARTRVDRYRELAPASPNH; encoded by the coding sequence ATGAAGATCATCAAGGAAGGCGGCCACCGGTTGTTTGAAAACGATCCCGAGACCGCACGATACGTCGCCGAACTGCTCGCCGACCTCCGCCGCCGCGGCCTGGATGCCGTCCGGGACTGCAGCCGCCGCTTCGACGGCTGGGACCCCGCGAACTTCGAGCTGAATGAACGCCAGATCGCCGCCGCCATCGCGCAATGCCCCGAGCAGCTGCGGCGCGACACCGAGTATTGCCAGGAAAACGTCCGCCATTTTGCCCGGGCGCAGCTGGCGACGCTCCGGCCGCTGGAGATCGAGTCCCGCCCGGGAATCTGGCTCGGACACCGGCACATTCCGGTCCGCGGGGTCGGCAGTTACGTTCCGGGCGGTCGCTACCCCATGTTCGGCTCCGCCCAGATGAGCATCATCCCCGCCAAGGTCGCGGGGGTCGATACGGTCGTCGCCTGCACGCCGCCGGTGAAGGAGGGCGGCTACTATCCCGCCACCATCAATGCCATGAAGCGCGCGGGGGCCGACCGGATCTTCGTGCTGGGCGGGGTGCCGGCGATGGCCCTGATGGCCTTCGGGATGGGGGTGGTCGAGCCGGTCGACATCCTCTGCGGCGCGGGCAACAAGTTCGTGGCCGAGGCCAAGCGCCAGCTCTTCGGCCAGTGCGGCATCGACCTGCTGGCCGGGCCCACCGAGATCGCCATCATCGCCGATCGCCACGCCGATCCCGCCCTGGTCGCCTGCGACCTGCTCGGCCAGGCCGAGCACGACCCGGCCAGCGGCCAGCTCTGCGTGTGCCTCGACGAGGCCTTCGCGCACGCGGTGCTCCGGGAGGTGGAACGCCAGCTGGCCACCCTGCCCACCCGCGAGATTGCCGAACAATCCTGGCGGAGCCACGGCAAGCTCTACGTCGCCGCGGATGAGGCCGAGGCGATCCGCCTGTCCGACGACTACGCACCCGAGCATCTCGAGCTGCACGTGCGCGATCCCGGGCCCTACTTCTCCCGCCTCAGGAACTACGGGTCCCTTTTCATTGGGGAGGAAACGACCGTCGCCTACGGGGACAAGAGCATCGGCACGAACCATATCCTGCCCACGAGCCGTTCCGCCCGTTATACGGGCGGCGTCTGGGTCGGGAAATTCCTCAAGACCGTCACTTACCAGCGCATGACTCCCGCCGCGAGCCGCGAGGTCGGTGCCGTCACCGCCCGCCAATGCGACGTCGAGCGCATGCACGCCCACGCCATCACCGCCCGCACGCGGGTCGACCGCTACCGCGAGCTGGCCCCCGCTTCCCCCAACCACTAG
- a CDS encoding glucose 1-dehydrogenase yields MRLAHQVAIITGGASGFGAGMAEAFVAQGAKVVVADTNTGLGEQVAARLRTAGHEAWFCRTDVTRSADLGRLVQATLDRHGRLDVMVNNAGISHPNQPMLDVSEETFDRIFQVNVKSIFHSATHCVPVFRRQRRGCFINIGSTAAVRPRPGLTWYNGSKGAVLLLTKSMAVELAPDGIRVNAINPAIAETPLLTTFMGASDTQENRARFTASIPLGRLGRPADVANAAVFLADPASEFVTGVCLEVDGGRCI; encoded by the coding sequence ATGCGTCTCGCGCACCAGGTAGCGATTATCACCGGCGGCGCCTCCGGCTTCGGCGCCGGCATGGCCGAGGCCTTCGTTGCGCAAGGCGCCAAGGTGGTCGTCGCCGACACCAACACCGGGCTCGGCGAGCAAGTGGCCGCCCGCCTGCGGACCGCCGGTCATGAGGCCTGGTTCTGCCGGACCGACGTGACCAGGTCCGCCGACCTGGGCCGGCTGGTGCAGGCGACCCTCGACCGCCATGGTCGCCTCGATGTCATGGTCAACAACGCCGGCATCAGCCATCCCAACCAGCCGATGCTGGACGTCTCCGAGGAAACCTTCGACCGTATCTTCCAGGTTAACGTGAAGAGCATCTTCCACTCGGCGACGCACTGCGTGCCGGTGTTCCGCCGGCAACGCCGGGGCTGCTTTATCAACATCGGCTCCACCGCCGCCGTGCGCCCCCGGCCCGGCCTGACCTGGTATAACGGCTCCAAGGGGGCCGTCCTCCTCCTGACCAAATCCATGGCCGTGGAGCTCGCCCCCGACGGCATCCGGGTCAACGCCATCAATCCCGCCATCGCGGAGACCCCGCTGCTCACCACGTTCATGGGCGCGAGCGACACCCAGGAAAACCGGGCCCGCTTCACCGCCTCCATTCCCCTCGGCCGCCTCGGGCGCCCGGCCGATGTCGCCAATGCCGCGGTGTTCCTCGCCGATCCGGCCTCCGAGTTCGTGACGGGGGTCTGCCTGGAGGTCGACGGCGGACGTTGCATCTGA